Proteins from a genomic interval of Stenotrophomonas maltophilia:
- the flgL gene encoding flagellar hook-associated protein FlgL, producing MSSRISTSMMFNQSVSLMMAKQAKLSHLEQQIATGSKIVSAKDDPVAAGAAVGLDRSLAALDRMKLNAGNVQNRLGVQENTLAQVNDLMARVNDLTIQASNPALGAADKKTLITELNQIREGLLSLANADDGTGRYVFGGTNDGDPPFAKINGKVVYRGDQTQRQIEVGPDTYVRDALPGSEIFMRIPTGDGFVDGGAAAGNTGSGVLTNITRDGSDSWNGQSFSIRLTAADQYQVLDGAGNVTGTGTFKAGDNVEVNGVRLQITGAPAAGDSFNVKPATSRDIFDTMDKLIAALDADTGTTAKMSAQQNELQSALRDVARASERMIDSRAAGGAQLKALDNAADMREANSVTLKTTLSQMRDLDYADALSQYQLQSTALQAAQTIFSQMQSMSLFNKIR from the coding sequence ATGAGCAGCCGTATCTCCACCAGCATGATGTTCAACCAGTCCGTGTCGCTGATGATGGCCAAGCAGGCCAAGCTCAGCCACCTGGAACAGCAGATCGCCACCGGCAGCAAGATCGTCAGCGCCAAGGACGATCCGGTCGCCGCTGGTGCGGCGGTTGGGCTTGACCGCAGTCTGGCCGCACTGGACCGGATGAAACTCAATGCCGGCAACGTGCAGAACCGGCTGGGGGTGCAGGAGAACACCCTGGCCCAGGTCAACGACCTGATGGCGCGTGTCAACGACCTGACCATCCAGGCCAGCAATCCGGCACTGGGCGCCGCCGACAAGAAAACGCTGATCACCGAATTGAACCAGATCCGCGAGGGCCTGTTGTCGCTGGCCAACGCCGACGACGGCACCGGCCGCTACGTGTTCGGCGGCACCAACGATGGCGATCCGCCGTTCGCCAAGATCAATGGCAAGGTGGTCTACCGTGGCGACCAGACCCAGCGCCAGATTGAAGTCGGCCCCGACACCTATGTGCGGGATGCCCTGCCCGGCAGTGAAATCTTCATGCGCATTCCTACCGGCGACGGCTTCGTCGATGGCGGTGCCGCGGCCGGCAATACCGGCAGCGGCGTGCTGACCAACATCACCCGCGATGGCAGCGACAGCTGGAACGGCCAGTCCTTCAGCATCCGCCTCACCGCCGCCGACCAGTACCAGGTACTGGACGGCGCTGGCAACGTGACCGGCACCGGCACGTTCAAGGCCGGTGACAACGTGGAAGTCAACGGTGTACGCCTGCAGATCACCGGCGCACCTGCTGCCGGTGACAGCTTCAATGTGAAGCCGGCAACCAGCCGCGACATCTTCGACACCATGGACAAGCTGATTGCCGCGCTTGATGCCGACACCGGTACCACCGCGAAGATGAGCGCGCAGCAGAACGAACTGCAGAGCGCCCTGCGCGATGTGGCCCGTGCGTCGGAGCGGATGATCGATTCGCGTGCGGCCGGCGGTGCGCAGCTGAAAGCACTGGACAATGCCGCCGACATGCGCGAAGCCAACAGCGTGACCTTGAAGACCACGTTGTCCCAGATGCGCGACCTGGACTACGCCGATGCGCTGAGCCAGTACCAGCTGCAGAGCACCGCACTGCAGGCGGCACAGACGATCTTCTCGCAGATGCAGTCGATGTCGTTGTTCAACAAGATCCGCTGA